The segment ATGGAACCGGATCCGATGGCGGAGCGTTCCGACACGGAGCGTTTCCGTTCTCTGCCGGCGCAGCCTGTGGTGTCGTTGCGGGAGTGGGGGGTGACCGCCGTGGCGGGTGTGACTGCCAGCGTGGCGGAAATTTTGGTCTGGAGCGGCGTGGAGGAGACCTCCCCCCTGATTGGTGCGCTGGTGGTGATTTCGATTCTGGTGGGGGGGCGGGAGACCTTGAAACGGGGATGGATCTCATTGCGTCATCTTTCTCTCAACATCAATTTTTTGATGAGTCTCGCGGTGTTGGGCGCCCTGATCATCGGTCAGTGGCCCGAGGCGGCCATGGTGATTTTTTTGTTCGGTCTGGCGGAGCGCATCGAGGCCCTTTCCATGGATCGGGCGCGCAACGCGGTGCGGGAGTTGATGTCTTTGGCGCCGGAAACCGTCTCTGTCCGGAGTGATGACGGGACGTGGGAGAGCGTGAACGCCTCCGAAGTGGCGGTGGGTCGGGTGGCGCGGGTCAAGCCCGGCGAGCGGATCGCCCTGGATGGAGTGGTGGTGTCGGGACGTTCCGGGGTCAATCAGGCGCCCATCACCGGTGAAAGCGTGCCGGTCACCAAGGAAAAAGGCCATCCGGTGTACGCGGGTTCGATCAACGGTTCCGGGGTGTTGGAATACCAGATCACCGCCGATTTCAAGCACTCCACCTTGGCGCGCATCATCGAGACGGTCCAGGAGGCCCAGGCCAAACGGGCGCCCATGCAGCGTTTCGTGGAGCGTTTCGCGCAGTATTACACCCCCGCCGTGGTGATCATCGCCGGATTGATCGCTTTGGTGCCCCCTGTGTTGTTTCATGAACCTTTCTCCGGGTGGTTTTACAAGGCGTTGGTGATGCTGGTGGTGGCGTGTCCCTGCGCGCTGGTGATCTCCACGCCGGTGACGGTGGTGAGCGGTCTGGCCGCCGGGGCGCGGCGGGGCATTCTGATCAAGGGCGGGCTTTATCTGGAGCAGGCCAACGATTTGCGGGCCATCGCCCTGGACAAGACCGGCACCTTGACCCATGGCCGGTTGGAGATGAGCGATTGTGTCGTGCTGGGGGGAGCCAACCGGGATGCGGTGTTGCGGCTGGCCGCCAGTCTGGAGAGTCATTCCGAACATCCGGTGGCTGCGGCCATTCTGGGAGCCTGGGGTCA is part of the Magnetococcales bacterium genome and harbors:
- the cadA gene encoding cadmium-translocating P-type ATPase, yielding MSTQEASSCCASGCCAADPVSEISPAPLQTLEGERMVLRVSQLCCPTEGELIRKALTGMRGILHMDFDFMRRELVLTHRGVERETVIRALRAVDMEPDPMAERSDTERFRSLPAQPVVSLREWGVTAVAGVTASVAEILVWSGVEETSPLIGALVVISILVGGRETLKRGWISLRHLSLNINFLMSLAVLGALIIGQWPEAAMVIFLFGLAERIEALSMDRARNAVRELMSLAPETVSVRSDDGTWESVNASEVAVGRVARVKPGERIALDGVVVSGRSGVNQAPITGESVPVTKEKGHPVYAGSINGSGVLEYQITADFKHSTLARIIETVQEAQAKRAPMQRFVERFAQYYTPAVVIIAGLIALVPPVLFHEPFSGWFYKALVMLVVACPCALVISTPVTVVSGLAAGARRGILIKGGLYLEQANDLRAIALDKTGTLTHGRLEMSDCVVLGGANRDAVLRLAASLESHSEHPVAAAILGAWGQGRPLLHVRHFEALAGRGARGTIGGEVYHIGNHRLLEELGLCRPEVEAILLPWEQDEKTVVVLASSREPLAVIGVSDRMRESAPEAVRALRELGIMVTMLTGDNAATAQAIARHAGIEEVRAELLPEEKLSAIESLTDRYGVVGMVGDGINDAPALARAAIGMAMGSTGTDTALETADVAIMNDDLRKIAEFVRLGRATRRILWENILLAIGIKGFFLVLAGLGLATLWMAVLADMGASLLVIFNGRRLLRF